The proteins below are encoded in one region of Garra rufa chromosome 12, GarRuf1.0, whole genome shotgun sequence:
- the LOC141347560 gene encoding serine protease 27-like gives MWRLTCVSLALLLCVQGSLSQLDACGQAPLNTRIVGGVDTFEGSWPWQVSLHSSVFGGHFCGGSLINNKWVLTAAHCLPGVTASSLLVYLGKRTQQGVNTYEISRNVISIIVHPSYNSQTNDNDIALLHLSSAVTFNDYIRPVCLAAQGSVFPVGTSSWITGWGDIQSGVSLPSPGILQETLVPVVANDQCNTLLGSGSVTTNMMCAGLIEGGKDTCQGDSGGPMVSKQCSVWVQSGVTSWGYGCADPNAPGVYARVSQYQSWITSHVGQNLPGFISFNPSSKCPSVSTASPVSTTSVTSTSSRVSATTRKHVNFRPPPNQTSVSCRRRCGEKFDIRNRCNCNPRCRKNCCKDYERQCKNPRW, from the exons ATGTGGAGGCTTACGTGTGTCAGTTTGGCACTGCTCTTATGTGTTCAAG GTTCACTTTCTCAGCTGGACG cTTGTGGACAGGCCCCTCTAAACACCCGTATTGTGGGTGGTGTGGATACATTTGAAGGTTCATGGCCGTGGCAGGTCAGTCTGCACAGCTCCGTCTTTGGAGGTCATTTCTGCGGAGGCTCCCTCATCAACAATAAATGGGTTCTGACAGCAGCTCACTGTTTACCTGG TGTCACTGCATCCAGTTTGCTTGTGTACCTGGGAAAGAGGACACAGCAGGGAGTCAATACCTATGAAATCAGTAGAAATGTCATCTCCATCATCGTCCACCCCTCCTACAACAGCCAAACCAATGACAATGACATCGCTCTGCTTCATCTCTCCTCAGCAGTCACCTTTAATGACTACATTAGACCAGTGTGTCTGGCGGCCCAGGGCAGTGTCTTCCCTGTTGGCACCAGCAGCTGGATCACAGGCTGGGGAGATATTCAGTCTGGAG TGAGTTTGCCTTCTCCTGGGATCCTGCAGGAGACTTTGGTGCCAGTGGTGGCTAATGATCAGTGTAATACTCTTCTGGGTTCTGGATCTGTCACCACCAACATGATGTGTGCTGGTTTAATAGAGGGAGGCAAAGACACCTGCCAG GGAGACTCTGGAGGTCCAATGGTGAGCAAGCAGTGTTCGGTATGGGTTCAGTCTGGTGTCACCAGCTGGGGTTATGGCTGTGCCGATCCCAACGCACCTGGTGTTTATGCCCGTGTGTCTCAGTATCAGAGTTGGATCACCAGCCACGTTGGCCAGAACCTTCCAGGATTCATCAGTTTCAACCCTTCAAGCAAATGCCCATCTGTTTCTACAGCCTCACCTGTTTCTACTACCTCAGTTACTTCAACTTCCTCACGAGTTTCTGCTACTACAAGAAAACATGTTAATTTCAGACCTCCACCCAATCAGA CTTCAGTCTCCTGTCGCAGAAGATGTGGTGAGAAATTTGACATCCGCAACCGCTGCAACTGCAATCCTCGCTGCCGCAAAAACTGCTGTAAAGATTATGAAAGGCAATGCA AGAATCCCAGGTGGTAA